The following are encoded together in the Cicer arietinum cultivar CDC Frontier isolate Library 1 chromosome 2, Cicar.CDCFrontier_v2.0, whole genome shotgun sequence genome:
- the LOC101497470 gene encoding chitinase 2-like: MSSKGNNGNIDFTIYREYIHDIPPPINSNIYKLKYIKHVDFILSFATEVYVHGKGTGNFFPTWNLDVFDIEWVKKVKETIPHARVIISIGGVGSEFPFNPIDKHIWIYRAIESIKWIVRDLYHNLIDGIDIHYDVIKSSEDEFSFSIGEVIRKLKYEIDLSINVVSIAPNERFQSYYLNLYLQNKDIIDLVDFEFYNLKPRTLEQLLELYKKLVHEYSLTIVLPIISSHPEHIIIEFIRYLLKSKLLHGIVVWDDNNSTDGSTNSFSLENVLQDI; this comes from the coding sequence ATGTCTTCTAAGGGTAACAATGGAAACATTGATTTTACTATTTATCGTGAATACATACATGATATTCCACCTCCAATCAATAGTAACATCTACAAACTCAAATATATCAAACATGTTGACTTCATTTTGAGCTTTGCTACTGAAGTATACGTACATGGAAAAGGTACCGGAAATTTCTTTCCCACTTGGAACCTTGATGTATTCGATATCGAATGGGTGAAAAAGGTGAAGGAAACTATTCCACATGCGAGGGTGATTATAAGCATCGGAGGTGTTGGCTCTGAATTTCCATTCAATCCAATTGATAAACATATATGGATTTACAGAGCCATAGAGTCGATCAAATGGATCGTCCGTGATCTCTATCACAATCTAATTGATGGTATTGATATTCATTATGACGTTATCAAATCAAGTGAAGATGAATTTTCCTTCTCTATTGGTGAAGTTATAAGAAaactaaaatatgaaattgatcTATCCATCAATGTGGTTTCCATTGCTCCAAACGAACGGTTCCAATCCTACTACCTCAACTTATATTTGCAAAACAAAGACATTATCGACTTGGTTGACTTTGAATTCTACAATCTTAAACCACGAACTCTAGAACAACTTTTAgaactttataaaaaattagttcatGAGTACAGTCTGACTATAGTCCTACCAATAATAAGCTCTCATCCGGAACATATAATTATCGAGTTCATCAGATACCTCCTTAAAAGTAAATTACTCCATGGCATTGTTGTTTGGGATGATAATAACTCAACCGATGGAAGTACAAACTCTTTCTCTTTAGAGAATGTGCTACAAGATATCTAA